A single window of Mycobacterium sp. ITM-2016-00318 DNA harbors:
- a CDS encoding protein kinase domain-containing protein, which produces MSGIAAELAAAGFTDPVEVGRGGSGVVYRCYQESLGRSVAIKLLASDLDEADRERFLREGYAMGALSGHPNIANILQVGVTDSGRPFIVMPYHTTGSLAERVRREGRIGWPEVMRIGVKLCGALETAHRTGTLHRDIKPANVLVNDYNEPQLSDFGTARIAGGYKTVTGYFTGTLSYTAPEVLSGKPPTAAADLYSLGATLYALIAGRAPHERKADEDLIAHYLRITSSPVPDLRPGGIPADLCAAIEKAMSTEPAERFASAAEFGRELQFIQRHNGLTPDTMALSEPGDRPEQTGGTQSLPLDTSGTSGLPEEVSIPSGALTGSLPPPEPNMFMHTASVSQSSLKWPVPPGDPRTTIVKTEKKDRKKLLIASAAVAAVLLLVIAGVFIVTSRDNGSTQTASTQPTTEAPPSWEPIADARVARDAVAATQADGTIWVFGGMEADNRVTGQHEGYDPAIDSWKSGEDLPVPVQHAMAVTWQDTPVVLGGWRTEGANAKVATDKVWRVVNSRWTELPPLLEPRAAAAAAVVGDRIVVTGGVNATGDLLNSTEVFDGGSWKAVAPMPTPRQMLGAASDGKVVYALGGSTGTTDLATVESYDPVADRWTSLPELPGRRSDFGVASADGRVVLVGGVSQGQVLNSVVALDLASQSWNGLPDMRTPRHGLAVAGVGKTIYAIGGANGVGDLEITASAESMKLAPRKPQPAPEWRMLPDAPNERLMMSWAVLGDEIWVAGGMRHGEMLPVVQSFNTKTGAWQERPPLPLPLHHATATAYRGEMVIIGGASDNLSDASNKVFAFRNGTWEELPPLQHARAAFGAAVVGDKLVVVGGQDDKQLVKPTEVFDGESWTQAADMPTAREHLAAVSDGVYVYAIGGRNLSSDENSAAFERFNPASGTWDKLTNMPTPRGSYGAAFLDGRIVAVGGEEPTRVLATVELYDISSGKWTTVAPINTPVHGQVVAAVGSTLYCIGGADRPTHEGAVATVEALDFT; this is translated from the coding sequence ATGAGCGGGATCGCGGCTGAACTGGCCGCCGCGGGGTTCACCGACCCTGTCGAAGTCGGCAGGGGTGGCAGCGGTGTCGTCTACCGCTGCTATCAGGAGTCGCTCGGGCGAAGCGTCGCGATCAAGTTGCTCGCCTCCGATCTCGACGAAGCCGATCGCGAACGCTTCCTGCGCGAGGGCTATGCGATGGGCGCGCTGTCCGGCCACCCGAATATCGCGAACATCCTGCAGGTCGGCGTGACCGACAGTGGCCGCCCGTTCATCGTGATGCCCTACCACACAACAGGATCGCTCGCCGAGCGCGTGCGCCGAGAGGGCCGCATCGGGTGGCCCGAGGTGATGCGGATCGGAGTGAAGTTGTGCGGGGCCCTCGAGACCGCACATCGGACAGGCACGCTGCACCGCGACATCAAGCCCGCAAACGTGCTCGTGAACGACTACAACGAACCGCAGTTGAGTGACTTCGGCACCGCCCGAATCGCCGGTGGCTACAAGACGGTCACCGGTTACTTCACCGGCACCCTCTCCTACACTGCACCCGAGGTTCTCTCCGGGAAGCCGCCGACGGCCGCGGCGGATCTGTACTCGCTCGGCGCCACGCTCTACGCGCTGATCGCAGGCAGGGCCCCCCACGAACGCAAGGCCGACGAAGATCTGATCGCGCACTACCTGCGCATCACGTCCAGCCCTGTACCGGACCTGCGTCCCGGCGGCATCCCGGCCGATCTGTGTGCGGCGATCGAGAAGGCGATGTCGACCGAGCCGGCCGAAAGATTCGCATCGGCAGCGGAGTTCGGCAGGGAACTACAATTCATTCAGCGGCACAACGGGTTGACGCCGGACACGATGGCGCTCAGCGAACCCGGTGATCGTCCTGAGCAGACCGGCGGCACCCAGTCACTGCCGCTGGACACCTCCGGCACGAGCGGCTTGCCCGAGGAGGTCTCCATCCCGTCCGGCGCACTGACCGGTTCGCTGCCGCCGCCGGAGCCGAACATGTTCATGCACACCGCGTCGGTGAGTCAGTCGAGCCTGAAGTGGCCCGTTCCGCCCGGCGATCCTCGGACGACGATCGTGAAGACGGAGAAGAAGGATCGCAAAAAGCTCCTGATCGCCTCGGCGGCCGTGGCGGCGGTGCTGCTGCTGGTGATCGCGGGTGTCTTCATCGTCACGTCGCGCGACAACGGTTCGACCCAGACCGCGTCGACCCAGCCGACCACCGAGGCGCCGCCGAGTTGGGAACCGATCGCCGATGCGCGCGTAGCCCGCGATGCGGTGGCGGCGACCCAGGCCGACGGCACCATCTGGGTCTTCGGCGGGATGGAGGCCGACAACAGGGTCACCGGTCAGCACGAAGGCTACGACCCCGCCATCGACAGCTGGAAGAGCGGCGAGGACCTGCCCGTCCCTGTCCAGCACGCGATGGCGGTGACCTGGCAGGACACTCCCGTGGTGCTTGGCGGCTGGCGAACCGAGGGCGCCAACGCGAAGGTCGCCACGGACAAGGTGTGGCGGGTCGTCAACAGCCGGTGGACGGAGCTGCCACCCCTGCTGGAACCCAGGGCGGCAGCGGCCGCCGCTGTGGTGGGCGACCGCATCGTCGTCACCGGCGGTGTCAACGCGACGGGGGACTTGTTGAACTCGACCGAGGTCTTCGACGGCGGCTCGTGGAAAGCCGTTGCGCCGATGCCCACTCCGCGCCAGATGCTCGGCGCGGCGTCGGACGGCAAGGTCGTCTACGCGCTAGGCGGCAGCACGGGCACCACCGATCTTGCCACCGTCGAGTCGTATGACCCGGTTGCCGACAGGTGGACGAGCCTGCCCGAACTGCCAGGGCGACGTAGTGACTTCGGCGTGGCGAGTGCTGACGGCCGCGTGGTGCTGGTCGGCGGCGTGTCACAGGGCCAGGTGCTCAACAGTGTGGTCGCGCTCGACCTCGCCAGCCAATCGTGGAATGGCCTGCCCGATATGAGAACTCCCCGCCATGGCCTGGCGGTGGCAGGTGTCGGGAAGACCATCTATGCGATAGGGGGCGCGAACGGCGTCGGCGATTTGGAGATCACAGCGTCGGCCGAATCGATGAAGCTGGCACCACGCAAGCCTCAGCCGGCGCCCGAGTGGCGGATGCTCCCGGATGCGCCGAACGAGCGGCTGATGATGTCGTGGGCCGTACTCGGCGACGAAATCTGGGTCGCGGGCGGTATGCGCCACGGCGAGATGTTGCCGGTGGTGCAGAGCTTCAACACGAAAACCGGGGCGTGGCAGGAACGCCCACCGCTGCCGCTGCCGCTGCATCACGCGACGGCGACGGCGTACCGCGGCGAGATGGTGATCATCGGGGGCGCAAGCGACAACCTCTCGGACGCGTCGAACAAGGTGTTCGCGTTCCGCAACGGCACGTGGGAGGAACTCCCACCGCTCCAACACGCCCGTGCGGCGTTTGGGGCCGCGGTCGTCGGCGACAAGCTTGTCGTCGTCGGCGGGCAGGACGACAAGCAGCTCGTCAAGCCGACAGAGGTGTTCGACGGCGAATCATGGACGCAAGCCGCCGATATGCCGACTGCCCGCGAGCATTTGGCCGCGGTGTCGGACGGCGTCTACGTCTACGCGATCGGCGGGCGCAATCTGTCGTCGGACGAGAACTCGGCGGCGTTCGAACGGTTCAACCCGGCATCGGGAACGTGGGACAAGCTGACGAACATGCCGACTCCGCGGGGAAGCTACGGCGCCGCGTTCCTCGACGGCCGGATCGTCGCGGTCGGCGGCGAGGAACCGACCCGCGTGCTCGCGACCGTCGAGCTGTACGACATCTCCAGCGGCAAGTGGACGACGGTGGCGCCGATCAACACGCCGGTGCACGGCCAGGTGGTCGCCGCGGTCGGCTCGACGCTGTACTGCATCGGTGGCGCCGACCGACCCACGCACGAGGGTGCGGTCGCGACCGTGGAGGCGCTCGACTTCACCTGA
- a CDS encoding FHA domain-containing protein has translation MSSHLEVSKPSGRELVPLSGQRLTLGKAATNDVSLDHDETVSRLHAVLENLGFAWSIRDLGSRNGTYLNGDKITAERVLRSGDEVRVGKTKLLFWEVREAGDRPRDEETKAAKPNELPPRLTRREVDVLVVLCRPLVSDDPFPEPASVRKMAGELYVTEAAVKQHLQNMYDKFAIPTEGDRRVRLANEALRRGAVTIAQLRDGGS, from the coding sequence ATGTCTTCCCACCTCGAAGTCTCGAAGCCGTCGGGACGGGAGCTGGTGCCGCTGAGCGGCCAGCGACTGACCCTCGGCAAGGCCGCGACCAACGATGTGTCCCTCGACCACGACGAGACGGTCTCCAGGCTGCACGCCGTGCTGGAGAACCTCGGGTTCGCTTGGTCGATACGAGATCTCGGCAGCCGCAACGGCACATACCTCAACGGTGACAAGATCACCGCCGAGCGCGTTCTGCGCTCAGGGGACGAGGTTCGTGTCGGCAAGACCAAGCTGCTGTTCTGGGAGGTCCGCGAAGCGGGTGACCGCCCGCGCGACGAAGAGACGAAGGCGGCCAAGCCCAACGAACTGCCGCCGCGCCTGACCCGGCGCGAAGTCGACGTGCTCGTCGTCCTGTGTCGGCCCCTGGTCTCCGACGATCCATTCCCCGAACCCGCGTCCGTGCGCAAGATGGCGGGCGAGCTGTACGTCACCGAGGCGGCCGTCAAGCAGCACCTCCAGAACATGTACGACAAGTTCGCCATCCCCACCGAGGGAGACCGCCGGGTCCGGCTGGCCAACGAGGCACTCCGCCGCGGGGCGGTGACCATCGCCCAGCTGCGAGACGGCGGCAGTTAG